TCATTTTTGACCGTTTTCGGATCACTGACGGGCTGCAAAATCACAATATCGCCGTCATCAATAAGGGCATCAATCATGCTGTGACCGCGGACTTTCAGCGCAAAATGATTCGGCTTCAGCAGCAAATTCGACAAATCGAGGTACTCAACTTCGACATCTGGGAAGGTTTCTACCAAGCTCGTTGCCGCGATCGCGCCCCGAATGGGAACTCCCTGAGGTAGCGGATTAAGAATGCGAATTGTACGGGCTTGTCCCTCTGTCCAGCCGATGTAGCCCTTGTTGCGGAGATGCTCTAAGCGGCTTTGAACCGGAGCCGGAGACTTGAGATTCATCGCGGTCATCATTTGCCGAATCGATGGAGCGTGTTGGTGGTCGCGGATGTATTCGACCAGCCAGTCGTAAAGTTGTTGTTGGGCTTCGGTAAGGGGTTCCATAAACTCCTACAGAGATGACGAAGAACTAAAGTATTTTAGAACACTTGTATCACGAATTTGCACACTCGTCTAGTAAATTTGTTTATTATTTTAAGAACATTTGTATCTTTAATTCTGTCATTTGTCGAGCGATCGCGAGTTGTAGAATTAGGAACGTTAATGAAATCCTAAATTTAGATATGACAGCTACTCGCGAAACCAAGCCTAGTTTGACTTCCCGGATTGTCAACGGCATTTTATCGATTCCGCCTGTGTTTAATTTGGCGAGGGTTCGCGCTCGAAACATGATGATGAAACGCGCAGAATCAATTGGAGTTCCTTGGACAAAGATTGTTGCCGATTTGCAAGCGCGAGATTGGTCAAAAGAATTTGAAAGAGTTAATAATCCGGAGTTGAAATATCCCGAATATTATTTGCGTCCGTTTCATGCGTATGAAGCCGGGAATTTAGGGTGGGAACCTGCAACGGAAGTGGAAGTTGCAGCGTATGCGGTTCATGCTCGAATTTGGCAAGATGCTGGCAAAGATGGCGATCGCCGATTGCGGCAGAGTTATCACGATGTTTTGAAAGCTGAGATTTCAACTGCACCCAAAGATATTATTGACTTCGGGTGCAGTGTGGGAATGAGCACCGTGGCGCTGCAAGAAACGTTTCCGGGTTCAACGGTGACAGGAGTGGATCTTTCGCCCCATTTTTTAGCCGTGGCTGAGTACCGTGTCGGAAATCGTCCCGATGTCCATTGGCGACATGCTGCGGCTGAATCGACGGATTTACCGGCGGGTTCGTATGATTTAGTTTCGGCTTGCTTGCTGTTTCATGAATTGCCCCAGGATGCGGCGATCGCGATTCTTCAAGAAGCAAGAAGATTGCTGCGTCCGGGCGGTCATCTTGCGATTATGGATATGAATCCGCGCTCTGAAGTTTATGCAAAAATGCCGCCGTATATCCTGACCTTACTGAAAAGTACAGAGCCGTATTTGGATCAGTATTTTGCGTTGGATTTGGAGGGGGCGATCGTACAGGCAGGATTTGCTCAACCGTCACTCACTTGCAATTCCCCGCGTCATCGTACTTTGATCGCTCAAGCGTGTTAATCGATGCAGCTTTGGATTGATACGTTTTCTTACCGCAATCGACTACGGAGATTACCCCCGCAACAGAAGGTGCTGTTTGCGGGGATTGTTCTACTTTTTGCATTGATTACTCGCCCGATCGTTCAGTGTGCAATCGCGCTATGGATGAGCGTATGGATTGTGAATTATGCCGGAATTCCGAGCAAGATTTACGGCCGAATGTTGAGTGTCGCGATCGCGTTTTGGTTTACAAGTATTCCTGCATTGTTGATTGCTGGTGTTGCTTTATCTGAACGGTCAAGAATTCAGACAGATGTGTTATCGGGTTTCTCAATTGGTTCACATTACCTGTATCTGAGTCAGCAAGGGATGTTACAAGCAGGGTTGATTTTTACGCGCACGATCGCAACAGTTTCGTCCTTATATTTCCTATTATTAACAACTCCCCTTTCAGAGATATTAAAGGTAATGCGTCAAGCAAGATGCCCGGAAATATTAACTGAATTATTATTACTGATGTATCGATTTATTTTTATTTTGCTGTCTACTGCAAATCAACTTTGGATGGCTCAACATTCACGAAATGGATACTGCACCTATCAACGCTGGTTTTATAGTTTGAGCCTTTTGGTGAGCCAACTTTTTCGTAAGACAATGGAAAACTATCAGCAATTTGTTTTATCAACGGCTGCAAGAGGCTTTAATGGGACATTTCGAGTTTGGTCGCCGCAGCAATATCAACCTTCACGACGATATACGATCGAAGCTGGTTTCGGCTGCTTTCTGCTTTTACTGAGCCTATGCTTTTAGAATTTCGCGAGATTGACTATACATATTCAGGTGTAACAGAGCCTGCAATTCGAGGCTTAACGCTGCAAATTCCGAGCGCAAAACGAATTGCTTTAATCGGTCAAAACGGCTGCGGCAAAACGACCTTATTTCTACTAGCAAATGGGCTATATCAACCGCAGAATGGCGAAATTTATTGGCAAGGAGAACGGCTGAAATACGATCGACGATCATTAATTAACTTACGGCAAAAAGTTGGCTTAGTCTTCCAAAACCCCGAACAGCAAGTCATCGCTTCAACCGTAATTGAAGATATTTCCTACGGTTTATGTAATTTAGGTTGGAAAGATTCACAAATTGAAAGCGCGATCGCTCCGGTGCTCAATGAATTCGGTTTAACTGAATTCGCAAATCGCCCAATTCACCAGCTAAGTTTAGGGCAAAAAAAGCGCGTTTCTCTTGCAGGTGTAATGGTTTTGCAGCCTGAATTACTGCTGCTGGATGAGCCAACCGCTTATCTCGATCCGCTCCATACTCGCGCCCTTGCTCAAAGCTTAGAAAACATTCACGCAGCAGGAACCACGATCGTTATGGCAACTCACGATCTAGAGTGGGTGTATCGCTGGGCGGACTGGGTGATTGTACTTGATCAAGGGACATTGGCCCTTGAAGGAACACCCGAAGCTGTGTTTGCAGAAACAGAAAAACTTGAATTGCTGCAACTTGGAGTGCCGCTTACGGTGAAATTGCTTGCGTTGCTAGATACGTTAGAACAACAAGAAAGCCATTCAGTGATAGAAACGGTGCGCGCTCAATTGCTTGGTTCTAGAAAATCCCGAATTAAGTGATTAGAGTTCCTTAATTCAGGATCCCTAGATTGTTCAAACCCTATTTTTGATTTGAGCCAGTGTGTTTCGATAGCCTTCCGCATCGCCTTTTTGTAGATATAAATCGGCTGCTCGTTGCAGATCCGCGATCGCGCTCTGCCGATTCCCCATCCGCTTTAGCAAAACACCTCGGTGATAAAACGCTTGCGCTCGGCTCGAATCCAGGCTAATCGCTTGGCTAAAATCCGCGATCGCACCCTGCAAATCTCCGGTCTTCATTCTCGCTTCGCCGCGATTTTCGTAAGCATCTGGATTGCTGCTATCGGCATCTACAGCAGCACTGAAATCTTGAGTTGCTCCAGAGCGATCGCCCAGTTTCGCTCTCAATTCTGCCCGTTGAGATAGCGCTGCTGCAAAATTCGGCTGAATTTGCACCGCCTGAGAATAATCGGCGATCGCGCCTTGTTTATCGCCACTTGCTGCCCGCACATCTCCCCGGCTCTTCATTGCCGGAGCAAAGTTTGGATCGAGCTTTAACGCTTGGTTGTAGTCTGCGATCGCGCCTTCGGAATTGCTGAGCGCAGCGCGAATCATGCCACGCTGATGGAAGAAAGCCGCCTGATTTGGATTGAGCGTGGTGAGTTTGGTTAAGTCCGCTTCAGCCGCTTCCAGAAAGCCGAGTTTTGCATTCACCTGAGCGCGGTTGTAGTAGGCATCGGCTAACATCGGTTTGAGCCGGATTGCTTGAGAAAAATCTGCGATCGCGCTGTCTGAGTCTCCGATTTCATGCTGAATGGTGCCGCGGGCAACAAAGGCTTCAGCAGAATTCGGCTGCAACTTAATCGCTTCGTTTAGATCAGTCAGTGCCGCTTGACGATCGCCCTTGCGTAACTTGACAAAGCCCCGATTTACCAAAGCAGGCGCAAACTTCGGCGCAACTCGTAACGCCTGGTCAAAATCCGCGATCGCTTCATCCCAGCTTTGCAGTTGAGTCCGAATATACCCGCGATTCACGTAAGCAGTGGCTAAGTTGGGATTGAGCTGGATGGCTTGATTTAAGTCCGCGAGTGCAGCATCGGTTTCTCCCAAGCTAAATCGCGTACTACCCCGATGCGCGTAGATCATCGCATCGGTCGGATTCATCCCTGCAGCTTGGTCGAGGTCTTGAATTGCGCCTTGATGATCGCCAAGCTGCGATCGCACTGCCCCCCGACTCACATAAGGACTACTCCAGCTTGGATTTAGTCGAATTGCCTGATTGTAAGACTCTAGCGCATCACGATATTTGGCATCGCGGGCGCGATTTTCGCCCTGGCTGAAAAAGTTTTTGGCTTGCTGAATTTGCTCTGCTGCCTCCGGAGTCAGCTTTGGCATATCAGGTTTGGCATCTTGAGCCAATGCAGGAACGGCAGCAAGCCCGATCGCGGCAATTGCGGCGGTGAGATGACACGAAGAACGACGGATAAAACGCATAGTTTGAAACCTGCTTCTCGCGGAGTAAGGTTTTTCCTAGCCTTCCCCAGAAGCAGGTTTTAAATTACACAGCACAATCGGAATTTACGGATGCGGTTTGCTAAGTTGGGATTAATTCTCCGGGTCTGAGCTTCGCCCACTTTCCTTTTTCCTCTTTGAAGCTGAGGCAACCGACGACATCCCACTCCATTTCGATGTGATCCCCGCGATCGCGAATATTGACATTGATCGTCGGTTCAATCGCCTCAAAATTGGGGGTTTCGGTCAAATGAGGCTGTTCGTGCTGAGTTTCGACCGCATTGTAGGTAGTGCAGCGATCGACATAATGGCAGTTTACGCAAATACACATGGTTTCCAGTTCCTCTGCATCACAATAGAGGGGTGGGTTGCTTGCTTTTCTGCTACTCTAGCTCAGGCACACTCAATTGATCACCCCAAATAGGTTGATTTATGTTGCGCTCGAACGGTGGAAAGCTTTTCTCCGACTCGGTTTTTTTGTTAAAGTACGACTTCGATCTAGGTTAGCTCCGCGTGAATTTGCAGTTAGAACATTATCGCAACGTGGCATTGGTTTCGTCGGCCCTCTCTCCGGAAACATGGCCCTTCAGTCTAAAGTGGTTGCCTAAGTCCGCGAGTCTAGTCGGCGGTACGGTACGAGATGCGCTGCTTGATCGTCATTCTGAATATCTCGATCTCGATTTTGTCCTGCCGAGTGATGCCGTTGAGACGGCACAAGCGATCGCTCGGCATTATCGCGCTGGATTTGTGGTGTTAGATGCAGAGCGCCAAATCGCCCGCGTCGTGTTTCCACAAGGGACGGCGGATTTTGCGCTTCAGGTGGGAGAAACGCTAGAAGACGACTTACGGCGACGAGATTTTACCGTGAATGCGATCGCCTACAATCCCCACACCAAAGATTTGCTCGATCCGCTGCACGGATATGAGGATTTGCAGCAAAAGCGCCTCAGAATGGTGTCGGTTGAGAACTTGTCAGAAGATCCGCTCCGCCTGCTAAGAGCTTACCGCCAAGCAGCTCAGCTTGGATTTTCGCTAGAGTCCGAAACCCAAGCCGCAATCCGCCAGCTGGCATCGAATCTGAGCAGAATTGCGGCTGAACGGGTGCAATCTGAGCTGAACTATCTCTTAGGAACGGCACGCGGCACAAGCTGGATCAAAACTGCTTGGAAAGATGGTGTGTTGCACGACTGGTTTCCGGGTGCATCGCCGGATCGCCTCGCGCAGATTGCCGCGATCGATCACGTCACTGTGCATTTGCAAGAAACCTGGACGGAGTTTTGGTCAGAACTGAGTCGGACAGTGCGTGGCACTCCTAAAGCGTCCGAAGCGAAAGGATCAGTCCGAACTTGGGTGACGATCGCGAAACTTGCGAGTCTTTTGCCTGATGATCCCGAAGCGGCTGAGGCGCAATTGTGGCGGTTGAAATACAGTCGTGCAGAAATTCAAGCGGTGTGTACTGTTTTGAAAGCGCTGCCGCAGTTGAAATCGGGAGCAGCAATCTCCGATTGGTCGCTGGCGGAGCAGTATCAATTCTTTCAAAGCGTGGGTGCGGTGTTTCCGGCGATCGCGCTGCTTGGGCTTGCGATTCAGCTTCCGATTGAAGGCGTGGCAATGCTGATCGATCGATTCCTTAATCCCGATGATCCTGTAGCACATCCGAGTCCAATTTTGACCGGACAAGATTTAATCAGTGTACTCCAAATTCCGCCGAGTCCAAAAATCGGAAAGCTTTTAGCAGCACTGCAACTCGCACGAGCCGAGGGCAAAATTGCAACTCGCCAGGAAGCGATGGAACTGGCGCAGTTATTGATTTGAAATTTAACTTCTGCGATCGGGCTTTCACGTTAAGCTGTAGTCTGGATTCCGTTAACGATTTGATTACAGCAAGAGACTAGCAAAACTTCTCAGTTATGGAATATAATCGTCAACTGTGTCTAAATTCAGCAAAGACTGTGACAAAGTAAGGGGTAAACAATGGCTAAACGCCGCAACCAGAAGAAAGAAAAAGCTCTGCGTAACCAAGCATACGCGCGTAAATTTCGTAAGCGCACGAATACGGGACGTTTTGGCAATCGGGGCAGACGATTTGATGGCAACCGCGATGAGTCTGAAGGCGATCAAGGCGAGAATCGGGTCGCTGAAGGCGCTGCGGATGTTTAGGCTTGTATGAAGCTTCGTCTGTAGCGTCGCTCGACAACTGTTCGCATTAGCTTATGAATAAGTTCACGACGGTATCCCTCGACTCAGGCAGTTGAGGGATTTTTGATGGAAGAGATGCTGTAGCGAGTATTCAGGAATTTGGGGTAAAGCTTCCAGGGCGATTCTAACCCAACTGTTTGCACTCAAACAATCTGCGTGCTATCCTAAATTCATACAGTTTGAATCCAAACAATTTAGGTAAAATAAATCTTGGAGGTCTCTATGCTGACGCTTCGCAAATCGAACGATCGTGGACACGCCAATCATGGCTGGCTGGATTCCTACCACACTTTCTCATTTGCGAACTATTACGATCCATCCCATATGGGATTTCGCAAACTGCGCGTGATTAATGAAGACCGCGTTGCCGGAGGGGGTGGCTTTGCTCCACATTCTCACCGAGATATGGAAATTATTACCTATGTGCTGGGAGGTGCATTAGAACACCAGGACAGCATGGGGAATCGCGAGGTCATTCGTCCGGGTGAAGTGCAGCGCATGACGGCTGGAACAGGAGTAACTCACAGCGAATACAACGCTTCTAAAACCGATCCGGTTCATCTTCTGCAAATCTGGGTGTTACCGGAACGATCGAGCTTAACCCCTGGATATGAGCAAAAGTTCTATCCCCCTGAAGAAAAGCGCGGACAACTGCGACTAATTGCCTCACGCGATGGGCGGAATGGTTCCGTAACCGTGCATCAAGATCTAAATTTGTACGCAACGGTCTTAAGCAACGGTGAGAAATTGACACATCCGATCGCGCCTGATCGCCATCTTTGGGTGCAAATTGCGCGGGGATCTGCGATCGTGAACGGCGAAGTGCTGACGGATGGAGACGCAGTAGCGATCGCAGCGGAACCGACGTTAGAGCTAATCGGACAAGAGGATGCTGAAATCCTAGTGTTTGATTTGGCTTAATCGTTTGCAGCATCCCCTAAAAATGACGATCGCCCGAATTCGATTTGCTACTCATCGGGCGATCGTATATCTCTTGTAAAGACAGCTCAGAGGACTATCCTACGTTGTCGAATGCAGAGTCGTATCCCATCTACAAACTGCGCTGGAACTCCTCCAGAGTATCGATCAAATTCACCTGACACTGCATCGGCAGCAAATCGAGCAGCGGAACCTCTCGCTTCCCACCGCCTAACTTTACCGGGATGTTTTGAACGATCTTGAGGACTTCATCTTCTTGAATTGTCTTTCCACCGGAAATCAGGGGGAAAAGCCGCTCCGCTAAAAGGGTATGTAAATGAGCATCGTTGAGATAAAGATGCCATTTTGCGACATCAATATAGACAGATTCACCAATCTCGGCAGCTAATGCCTCGATCGTTTCTGAGGTACTAGAGGTAGCCATATGTTTATAATCGGGTTCAATTCTTTAACCGTACTAGGTTAAGGAAGCCGAAATCTCCTACCTCTTGGTTGATTTTGATGGTTTTTCTTTCGGTTTAAATCCGGTTGCTTTAGAAGTTGCAGGAATCGGTGGATCAGAATAGTCCGCGATCGCAAAAACATAAATCGCATGAGCTACCAATGCGGCAAACCAGCCGCTTGTAACCCAAATTGACCAATCCCAATCTGCCTGCTGAAGCGTTCGGAAAAACCAAATTCCCGAATTAGTCGCAGCAAATAAAGCAACATGGGTTGCAAAGGTCATACGATCGTCGAGTTGACGATAATCAGCATCTTTGCGATCGGGAACGCGAGACCAGCGAGGAGGCATAAGATTTCAAGATGAGTAGACAGACTTCTTCATTTTTGCACTTCCAACCCTAGACAAGAGTGCTCTTTTTGAAGTTTTCGAGAGGAATCTTTTGTAACGAATCCTTTCGACCCAAGTTTGGTAGGATATTCATGACTTTTAACTAAATTATGAATTTAGCCAGCCCAAGGAGCTAATAGGGAAAGTTTGGATATGGTTGCTTCTCCCGGTTCTCTTAATTCAACCGCTATTCCGATTCATATTCTGCTAGTCGAAAACAACCCTGATGATGCAGTTCTCATTCGCCGCACGTTTCTTCGAGCGGGGAGAAATGATTGGAAGCTGGCGCAGGTTGAACGGCTGGACGAAGCGATCGCCATCTGCAAAGAATATTACTCCCAAACCGGAAAAAATTTTGACGTGATTTTGCTGGATCTGCGGCTTCCCGATTCGTGCGGTCTAGAAACCGTTGTCAAATTCCGCCGAGCAGTCCCGGATATTCCTATCGTCGTCATTACTGGGGTACGTGACGACGATTTGGCAATCGCATCGATCCGGGCGGGTGTGCAAGACTACCTCAGCAAAGATGAGATTACTATTCAGCAGCTTTTGCGATCGGTGCGATTTGCGATCGAGCGAATGCGTCAATAACTTAGAGATGACATAACTCTTGGATAGCTCGAAGACTGCTTTCAACTTTGCTAACCGTTGGTAAGAGTTGCTAAGCCTATAAAAGTTTCTGCCAGAGTTCAATCACTTCTTTTAGTTGAGCAGGTAACTCATTGTGCAATGGGTTTGCATACTCGATCGCTGTATTGCCGTGAGTCAGCTTGATTGTGTCAAAATCGGCTCCACGATCGGAAAAATAACGCAGTCGATTCAGGTGATCGAATCGCTGCTGGCGCACTTGCTCTAGAAAGGTATTCACCTGTTCACGAGTCAATCGCTTAACGATAACTGGAGTTGATCGAATGTTCGGGGCGATCGTTTGCCGAGTCACAATGCCTTCGGAGTTGAGCTTTGTAATCGTGGTGATGTTGGCAATGCCTCCCTCGGAGACAGATTGGAACACGATCGGTTCTTCAGGGTTGCTTGTCCCATCTTCTGGGGTGGTGAAGCCTAGCTGAAGCCTTGGTGACGGGTTTGTTAGGCTTGCGGTCTGATTCAGTCGCAGTTGGGAGCCATTTTGATTCGTGTGGTAGACCCAACTGCGTTGTTGTCCTGTGACGATGACTTGCCAACCGGGAAGCGCAATCATAGTACAAAAGGCGTTGGGTGCAGGCAATCCAAAACAGCCATTCCAGGTGCGGGCTTGTGCGGCTGAAATCTTCAGTTGTGAAGCTGGGATTCTAAAGGTTCTGGCGATCTCACGCTTGACTCGTCGCGCTACCGCAGCAGGCAGCCCATTAGAAGAATTTGCAGTCTCTTTGTCTGCGGTTGCTTGAATCTGTGCTGGAGTTTTAGCGCTGATTGAAGCTTGAGGTAAGGCTGCACTAAATAAAACTGTTCCTGCTAAGAGAACTGCTGAGTATCGTTGCAGTAGGGTTTTCATTGCATTTGTCCTAGATTGAGAGGGTGCGATCGGAGTGATCCGAGTGTCCTAATTCTGGCGGAGAGGTAAGAAGATCAGAGGAGCAGTTACAGAATTAGAAACCTATTCAAAGGACAAATGCAGCGATCGTGCTTTACGTAGTTGCATTATCGCTCTACGGTGAGGGTTCGGGATTCGTTGCCTTTAGGTCTCGCGAACCGCTTTTGTTTAATTAGCAAGTGCATTCAAATCATTTTTGAAATAGGTAAGTGGTCAATTCGTCACGGCTTAAACCTAAATGAGCGGCGACATCTCTCAAAATTGCAGAAAGGGTTCCGACTTTAAGCGGATTGTGGGCAGGAACTGTAATATGATGCTCTCCATTTCGCTCTGTGGTTAAGCGCAGATGGCTACCAGTTTGATGATCGATAGTGTAGTCGAACTGTTCAAGCAGCTTGGCAAGTTCTAAGCCAGAGAGGTCGCGAGGGAGTTTCACGAAGCAATGACCTCATCTCGCACGAAATGTAGACGAATTAATTTTGGGCGGTCTTGCTCGTCTGGGAAGTGACATCGGACAGCATCGCGGATCTCTTCA
This Cyanobacteria bacterium FACHB-DQ100 DNA region includes the following protein-coding sequences:
- the lexA gene encoding repressor LexA; translated protein: MEPLTEAQQQLYDWLVEYIRDHQHAPSIRQMMTAMNLKSPAPVQSRLEHLRNKGYIGWTEGQARTIRILNPLPQGVPIRGAIAATSLVETFPDVEVEYLDLSNLLLKPNHFALKVRGHSMIDALIDDGDIVILQPVSDPKTVKNDTIVAAHHQGKSTLKYFERKGNKVILKPGNPNRELYPMTEVPASEVEIQGVLVGVWRGYGKI
- a CDS encoding class I SAM-dependent methyltransferase — encoded protein: MTATRETKPSLTSRIVNGILSIPPVFNLARVRARNMMMKRAESIGVPWTKIVADLQARDWSKEFERVNNPELKYPEYYLRPFHAYEAGNLGWEPATEVEVAAYAVHARIWQDAGKDGDRRLRQSYHDVLKAEISTAPKDIIDFGCSVGMSTVALQETFPGSTVTGVDLSPHFLAVAEYRVGNRPDVHWRHAAAESTDLPAGSYDLVSACLLFHELPQDAAIAILQEARRLLRPGGHLAIMDMNPRSEVYAKMPPYILTLLKSTEPYLDQYFALDLEGAIVQAGFAQPSLTCNSPRHRTLIAQAC
- the cbiQ gene encoding cobalt ECF transporter T component CbiQ, with the protein product MQLWIDTFSYRNRLRRLPPQQKVLFAGIVLLFALITRPIVQCAIALWMSVWIVNYAGIPSKIYGRMLSVAIAFWFTSIPALLIAGVALSERSRIQTDVLSGFSIGSHYLYLSQQGMLQAGLIFTRTIATVSSLYFLLLTTPLSEILKVMRQARCPEILTELLLLMYRFIFILLSTANQLWMAQHSRNGYCTYQRWFYSLSLLVSQLFRKTMENYQQFVLSTAARGFNGTFRVWSPQQYQPSRRYTIEAGFGCFLLLLSLCF
- a CDS encoding ABC transporter ATP-binding protein → MLLEFREIDYTYSGVTEPAIRGLTLQIPSAKRIALIGQNGCGKTTLFLLANGLYQPQNGEIYWQGERLKYDRRSLINLRQKVGLVFQNPEQQVIASTVIEDISYGLCNLGWKDSQIESAIAPVLNEFGLTEFANRPIHQLSLGQKKRVSLAGVMVLQPELLLLDEPTAYLDPLHTRALAQSLENIHAAGTTIVMATHDLEWVYRWADWVIVLDQGTLALEGTPEAVFAETEKLELLQLGVPLTVKLLALLDTLEQQESHSVIETVRAQLLGSRKSRIK
- a CDS encoding tetratricopeptide repeat protein, with protein sequence MRFIRRSSCHLTAAIAAIGLAAVPALAQDAKPDMPKLTPEAAEQIQQAKNFFSQGENRARDAKYRDALESYNQAIRLNPSWSSPYVSRGAVRSQLGDHQGAIQDLDQAAGMNPTDAMIYAHRGSTRFSLGETDAALADLNQAIQLNPNLATAYVNRGYIRTQLQSWDEAIADFDQALRVAPKFAPALVNRGFVKLRKGDRQAALTDLNEAIKLQPNSAEAFVARGTIQHEIGDSDSAIADFSQAIRLKPMLADAYYNRAQVNAKLGFLEAAEADLTKLTTLNPNQAAFFHQRGMIRAALSNSEGAIADYNQALKLDPNFAPAMKSRGDVRAASGDKQGAIADYSQAVQIQPNFAAALSQRAELRAKLGDRSGATQDFSAAVDADSSNPDAYENRGEARMKTGDLQGAIADFSQAISLDSSRAQAFYHRGVLLKRMGNRQSAIADLQRAADLYLQKGDAEGYRNTLAQIKNRV
- a CDS encoding Ycf34 family protein, which gives rise to MCICVNCHYVDRCTTYNAVETQHEQPHLTETPNFEAIEPTINVNIRDRGDHIEMEWDVVGCLSFKEEKGKWAKLRPGELIPT
- a CDS encoding CCA tRNA nucleotidyltransferase, which produces MNLQLEHYRNVALVSSALSPETWPFSLKWLPKSASLVGGTVRDALLDRHSEYLDLDFVLPSDAVETAQAIARHYRAGFVVLDAERQIARVVFPQGTADFALQVGETLEDDLRRRDFTVNAIAYNPHTKDLLDPLHGYEDLQQKRLRMVSVENLSEDPLRLLRAYRQAAQLGFSLESETQAAIRQLASNLSRIAAERVQSELNYLLGTARGTSWIKTAWKDGVLHDWFPGASPDRLAQIAAIDHVTVHLQETWTEFWSELSRTVRGTPKASEAKGSVRTWVTIAKLASLLPDDPEAAEAQLWRLKYSRAEIQAVCTVLKALPQLKSGAAISDWSLAEQYQFFQSVGAVFPAIALLGLAIQLPIEGVAMLIDRFLNPDDPVAHPSPILTGQDLISVLQIPPSPKIGKLLAALQLARAEGKIATRQEAMELAQLLI
- a CDS encoding pirin family protein; amino-acid sequence: MLTLRKSNDRGHANHGWLDSYHTFSFANYYDPSHMGFRKLRVINEDRVAGGGGFAPHSHRDMEIITYVLGGALEHQDSMGNREVIRPGEVQRMTAGTGVTHSEYNASKTDPVHLLQIWVLPERSSLTPGYEQKFYPPEEKRGQLRLIASRDGRNGSVTVHQDLNLYATVLSNGEKLTHPIAPDRHLWVQIARGSAIVNGEVLTDGDAVAIAAEPTLELIGQEDAEILVFDLA
- a CDS encoding DUF3181 family protein, whose protein sequence is MATSSTSETIEALAAEIGESVYIDVAKWHLYLNDAHLHTLLAERLFPLISGGKTIQEDEVLKIVQNIPVKLGGGKREVPLLDLLPMQCQVNLIDTLEEFQRSL
- a CDS encoding 2TM domain-containing protein, whose product is MPPRWSRVPDRKDADYRQLDDRMTFATHVALFAATNSGIWFFRTLQQADWDWSIWVTSGWFAALVAHAIYVFAIADYSDPPIPATSKATGFKPKEKPSKSTKR
- a CDS encoding response regulator, with product MVASPGSLNSTAIPIHILLVENNPDDAVLIRRTFLRAGRNDWKLAQVERLDEAIAICKEYYSQTGKNFDVILLDLRLPDSCGLETVVKFRRAVPDIPIVVITGVRDDDLAIASIRAGVQDYLSKDEITIQQLLRSVRFAIERMRQ
- a CDS encoding type II toxin-antitoxin system HicA family toxin; this encodes MKLPRDLSGLELAKLLEQFDYTIDHQTGSHLRLTTERNGEHHITVPAHNPLKVGTLSAILRDVAAHLGLSRDELTTYLFQK